The genomic region CTAGTTTTTCACTTTTTGTAAAAATTCTTCTCGCTCAACTATAGCCCTCTCGTGCACCCCATGACCTATCTTCTTATCGCCCCACCAAGCCTCAACCCAGAATATGAGCCTCTTGCCATCAACGCTCAGAAGCTCGGCACGTACTTCTATCTCTGCGCCAACCGGGGCAGCACGCAGATGCCTAATATCAACCCCTATACCTACAGTCGTCTTTCCTTCAGGAAGGTATCTCTGGGCAAGCTCGAGCGCAGTGTTCTCCATAAAGAGGATCATAGAAGGGGTTGACAATACAGCCACGTCGCCTGAGCCCAAATGCTTTGCAGAATGTTCTTCGCGTACAACAAACTTCTTAGTAAGCGAAATCCCCTTTACAAGCCCTCCAGCCATACAGTAACACCGTTTTTGTATAAGGCGTGGTGGTTGTGGCTAATAACCTAGCCCCAAACTATGGGCACCCCAGTAGCATCCTGGAACAGTATCAACAATAAGTTCATTACAGGGCTCAAAGGTAGTAAGAAGTCGCATTGGATCCCAGGCCCCGCAGACAGGGCCGAAGGGCCCAAGCCGAGGGGGAGGCTGAAGCGGGGCCGGGGTCTTCTCGCCCCACTAGCTCTATAGTATTAGCTATCCTGGGGTTGGATGTGGAGGAGAATAAGGGTGCTGAGTTAGGGCTGAGAGCCTATGCGGTACTACTTATCCTGAAAGGTGAAACCGAGAACGCTCTCCGAGTACTATCAGAGTACTACGGCATAGCGACACCCAGGCTCAAGGTAGGGCTTCCAAAGAGGCATGCTAAGGCGCTTGGATGCTACGATGCTAGACGCCGACTCATTTGCCTAAGGAGCTCGAATGAGTATCGGAACCCATTCGTCGTTCTCCACGAGTTTTACCACCATCTTCGTAGTTGTCGTGCAGAGTTTGCTGGCAGCGAGAAGAACGCCAACAACTATGCTCTAGAGTCGATACGGCTATGCCTATACATATATGGCGAAGAATGCGAGAAGCTGATACGCTCCCTGAAAGAGTAGATGCTTCACCGCCTTGCCGAGAGCCAAAAAGACAGTACTATTGTAAACCAATGCAATTAGCGCTCTAAAAGAAGTGTGCAGCCGCGCTTATGCCTTGTATAGCCAACATGCCACCCAGTGGCCTTCCTCAACCTCAACAAGTGGCGGCTCTTCTCGGTGGCAGCGGTCAAATGCCTTGGGGCATCTTGGGTGGAATCTGCACCCTGGTGGTGGGTTTAGCGGACTTGGCGGCTCCCCTACGACCTTTATCGGCGGCTTCTTCTTGGCCAGCTCTGGGTCGGGTATTGGAATAGATGCGAGTAGCATCTGGGTATAGGGGTGCAGAGGCTTCTCGAACACCTCCTCGGCGGGGCCGAGCTCCACTATCTTGCCTACGTACATGACCGCTATGTAGTTGCTCATGTAGCGTACAACGCCTAGGTCGTGGCTTATGAAGAGGTATGTGAGGTTTCTGCGCCGCTGTAGCTCCTTCAACAAGTTCAGTATTTGTGCCTGTACTGAGACGTCGAGTGCTGAGGTGGGTTCGTCTAGTACTAGGAACTCGGGGTTGACGGCGAGTGCTCGGGCTATTGCTATTCTCTGGCGCTGGCCGCCGCTGAACTCGTGCGGGTATCGATAGACATGGGTCTCGTTGAGCCCAACCTCTTCAAGGAGGTTTACTATGTAAGAGTATGGATCGTCGGGCACCATTTTGTGTACTTTTAGGGCCTCCATTATGATATCGTAGACTGTTTGCCTTGGGTCAAGGCTGCCGTATGGGTCCTGGAACACCATTTGTGCTTTCTTTCTGAACTCTTTCAGCTTCTTACCCTTCAGCTTTGTTACGTCTTGTCCCTCGAAGAATATCTTGCCGGAAGTTGGCTGGATTAGCTTGAGTATAAGTCTACCAACGGTTGTTTTCCCGCTACCGCTTTCACCTACAAGGCCGAGGGTCTTGCCCCTAGGTATTATGAATGATACGTCATCTACTGCTCTAACGTAGCCCGATATCCGGAAGATTCCTCTTACCGGGAAATACTTCTTGAGCCTATATACCAGTACTAGCGGCTCCTCGCCTGGAAACATCTTGCTAACAGCGTTATATGCCTCCTGGTACTCGTTGTCTAGTCTCTCTGCAAGAGTAAGAGCCATTCATACATCACCCCTTCACCTTTGTGCATAGAGCCAGCAAGCTACACGATGATTCTCGTTAACCCATACCTCGGGGGGCCTCTTC from Pyrofollis japonicus harbors:
- a CDS encoding thioesterase family protein, whose protein sequence is MAGGLVKGISLTKKFVVREEHSAKHLGSGDVAVLSTPSMILFMENTALELAQRYLPEGKTTVGIGVDIRHLRAAPVGAEIEVRAELLSVDGKRLIFWVEAWWGDKKIGHGVHERAIVEREEFLQKVKN
- a CDS encoding ABC transporter ATP-binding protein is translated as MFPGEEPLVLVYRLKKYFPVRGIFRISGYVRAVDDVSFIIPRGKTLGLVGESGSGKTTVGRLILKLIQPTSGKIFFEGQDVTKLKGKKLKEFRKKAQMVFQDPYGSLDPRQTVYDIIMEALKVHKMVPDDPYSYIVNLLEEVGLNETHVYRYPHEFSGGQRQRIAIARALAVNPEFLVLDEPTSALDVSVQAQILNLLKELQRRRNLTYLFISHDLGVVRYMSNYIAVMYVGKIVELGPAEEVFEKPLHPYTQMLLASIPIPDPELAKKKPPIKVVGEPPSPLNPPPGCRFHPRCPKAFDRCHREEPPLVEVEEGHWVACWLYKA